Proteins encoded by one window of Pseudochaenichthys georgianus chromosome 9, fPseGeo1.2, whole genome shotgun sequence:
- the LOC117452204 gene encoding probable gluconokinase: MIFIIMGVSGCGKSALGAFLSEKLGWPLHEGDRLNTKGKIEKMDRSEKLKEQDRLPWLLKLHEVIERERSSGSDALVACSALKRLYRQILLHGSKAFPSSGPDQDGLPASSPDVCFLFLYGDYNLIQQRMVVRRGHYMKADLLRSQFDVLEPPLDKENMLPLDIRRSITDMAMEVEKHIVSLKSSPRP, from the exons ATGATCTTCATCATAATGGGAGTCTCAGGCTGCGGGAA aAGTGCCTTAGGGGCCTTCCTATCGGAAAAG CTGGGCTGGCCTCTGCATGAAGGGGATAGATTAAATACAAAGGGGAAAATTGAGAAGATGGATAGAAGTGAAAAACTTAAagaacag GATAGATTACCCTGGCTACTCAAACTACATGAAGTCATTGAGAG agagaggagctccGGCTCTGATGCCCTGGTGGCGTGCTCCGCCCTGAAGCGTCTGTACAGACAGATCCTGCTCCACGGCTCCAAAGCCTTCCCTTCCTCCGGTCCAGACCAAGATGGCCTGCCTGCCTCCTCTCCTGATGTCtgttttctctttctttatGGAGACTACAATCTCATTCAGCAGAGGATGGTGGTCCGGAGGGGACATTACATGAAAGCAGATCTGCTGCGTTCACAGTTTGATGTTTTAGAGCCTCCGTTGGATAAAGAGAACATGTTGCCACTGGACATCAGGAGGAGCATCACAGACATGGCCATGGAGGTGGAGAAGCACATAGTCAGCCTCAAGTCGTCACCAAGGCcttaa